cagctgggtatggatctaagggagtatcgtgctgcccttagaactgaagagggtagaaagatgattgaaacagcaaaatccctgaaaattactgccgacgattatttgttgggcttacaagctgaaattcaaagaaaGGAGGCTGCTGATGCggaactcgctgagagggtaaggcttcaggagatagaagacaaattggctgctgatagaaagctagaggttgagtccctaaaattagccaaagccattgtcaaagaacaggataaggcacttgatgagatggaagctgctgagaaagcccctgctactgctcctatagaacctGTCCATACCattgaatttcctgatcattattataggagtaggtatggtgatgtgatgaatagaatatccaatcccagcaggatcatcaaagtgaacagagggttaaaaagagctttcaatgtcataagggagaataatgttcaagaaagaataaactatgacgagttaagatccctaggatttagtgaaatggatggagatcttggagtatttcattggtaaaggtgaaagtgctatcaaaaatacacttaaatctggacttcaacagctcttcaagaaagccacaaggtttgggaatgcaccagtagtgaatgtagaagaagttctttctcaaaagcctaaaggaaagcaatctactggtgaaggaccaaccagaagaggccccatcattctacctcctcatatccctgtatttgaccctgctgatgtaccttatctgttccctgaagcctggagaatcaaacaagaggagctatctgaagaagaacgagataaagataaaaatagatagtctcctatgtgctcaaattgtatcttttgtttaattcacttttcattttgCTGTTGCTATAATTACTGTACAAACTCTGTTGtattgaaagtgaaatgagtttatcttcaaaatcatatcaaattataagatatggataactcagcaaaagatcccaaaaacaaacttaaaaggggataaatttactgcctatttttcattaggtccctcggtgctgactttagtgttttctctatatgtcataggttttgtcatcatcaaatagggggagattgttgagtcctcaaaataattaaggatttaattatgacaaaactgtaatttatttgcactaaaatgttatgtgcagtcagcacaagtttgtttatgtatagacagcagatattactGTGTCGAGTggttagtttgctgctcagtctaccagcacaaggtagacagtgttcttcaatcagcacaggatgtgtactcagcaaatcaagaatataaagtgactcagcaatgaagaaccagcacagctggaatgcagcttactacacaagacagctatgctccattataagcatagtagtttcccgagtggtctacatcaatggtactattcaacagaagttaaagacaaagttgaacagaaaaggacacgtgtcggcggctgacaagtgaccttacaagaccacgtgggaatgcagaagtttaacgcatgtacagacatgggttataccttatcaacacctagggaacacaatattctatttgtttaatcaaatagtggtgccaaaccgaattggggtgttcctgcaaatagctaccaaagaggaaagaggagagcatgctctctgatgtagttatcctcacaagtacagacatcctatgtaccagtggacaatagaaccattacacgattaataggactactataaattattgtaaccactattgtaataactagtggtgtgggtttattcttatagagtcaaaaacgtgtaatagcttttagtttacctctcagctataatctaggtaatctgtatcaaccaactatcattccgccaaggatagttgtgattctttgtgattcaatcaataaagaataacagttgaaaattacctgtgactctatttatttgcatgcttgaatactaatcgtgtttaactgttaagttattttaaaagaaattgtattcaacccccccccccctacaatactccttttgttatcaagggaccaacaaactTTCTCCTCAAGACATTCAGATTTCATATGAAAGTCTGTCCTTTCAATCTTAATCGGAAGTATAGAACGTTTCAACTCCTCCAACTCAGTATCTAAAGCACTGAGTTGAACTCTTAATTAAGTTGTTTCTGATTGAGATGATGTTGATTAAAATTTAGTCTCGTTTGAttttagtttttcttttaaaacttTGTTTTCCGTTTTCAAACCTTTTACTTCTTTAGACATGGAGACTAAATTTTTCATCAATGAGTTTTGCATTGTCAAGAATTCAGAAGGTAGAGGATTCTGTTTTTACCTCTTCATCATCAGATGTAGAGTCATAGTATTCCTTTGCTTCGTTTGCCTTAATCAGCTTTGTCACTTTGCACACATTGGCATGCTCCTCTTCAGAATCGGAGCATCAGTCCAATTGTACCAAGTATCATCAACTAGCTTGAGATCTCCCCCAGTCTCTATCACCTTAGCCATCAGCATCTTTTTCTTGTAGTAAGCAGCGTCCTTCTTCTTTGGCATCTTGCACCCCTGAGAGAAATGACCTGCCTTTCCGCAGTTATAGCATACTGATTCATCCTTCTTAGGATCATCCCACTTTGTAACAGACTTTGACGCTTTAGGTTTCTTGTAATAGGATGAATAAGATGAGCTTTTCCTCTGATTGGATTTTCCTTGATGTGTATACTTGTTGAGTGCTTTGGTAAACATGGCAGCCATCTTAACAATCTCAAGATGAGATTCATCAACAACAGAAAATTGAAGATCCTCAGGATCAGAagagtcatcaatagtaagcttctTTGATAGACTCCTTGAAGTTGTGTAAGATTGGCTCCTCCATTTGGCAATAAGACCGTTTGGCAATAAGAGCAAGTGGATCATTAGAAGAAGTCTCTTTCTCTTTCTTCTCTTCTTGGGCCTTCAAAACAGCCGGCTGGTAGTGCATGAGAACAGGGATGAGTTCATGGACATTCATCTTGTCAATCTCCTTGGTTGATTGGATGATTGTGCCATATGGGGCCCACTCAGCATTAAGCTTCTTTaggaatttcatgttgattttAGCTTCAATCTTTGAGATCTTGCACTTCTTCAATTCATTTAgcacaatattgaaccttttgtaAGTATCTCTTAACAATTCATTGGGTTCTTGCTTGAAGTCTTCATACATCCCGAGAGCTTTGTTGAGTTTGGAGATATCTGTCATATCATACCCCTCTTGCTGTCGTTTCACTTCATCCCATATCTCCTTAGCAGTAGTGTTACTGTTAACACTCTCAAAGAGATCATAAGGAATTGCCTGCATGATAATGTTCTTAGCTTCAACATCACCTTGAGCTCTTTCATGTTTCTCACCTGAAAGCTGATACACCGGAATTGGTAAACCTGTATCTGGATGGTACTCAACAACTGGACTTTCCCTGATAGATGCCCAAATGTACCTTGCCTATTCCCCTTTATAATCAATGAACTGTGTGATACGTTGAACCCATTGGTAATATTGACCGGCAAAAAGAACTTGTGGCTTTGAATCGGACCCAATAATCAATGCATCTTGAGTTGTCATCTTTAACAGTTGTTAAAATGAAAACACCAAATGAAACTAGAAAACAAGTATCACACTTGAGATTCGGAACCTGAGATTCGGAACCAGATTCGGAGGTCTAAGATTCGGAGGTTGAACCTTAGATTCTGAAGTAACAATAGTAACCAACTTCCTGAAACAAGAATCAGATTCGGAAGTGCTTTGGAGAACACAAAATATTACCGAATGCGATAGATTCGGAGATAGATTCCACTACAAGAAATATGATTATATAAGACCCTCATAAGTGTCCTAAAATGTGCCGTTTTAGGACCTTTCACTTGAAATGACGCACCGAAAAGGCGTCTCCTATAAGACGGTTGTATAAAGTGAAAAGTGTCCTAaaactcatatatgattataagacCTTTGTTTGAGTCATATAAACAACATCGAAAGGGTCCTTATAGTGCGTCATATTAGGACACTTTATAATATTTTGAGACGCACAAAAGCGTCTTTAAAACACTATATATGACACTAAATCTGTATTGTTAGACCATATTAGGACCCCAAAAAAGTGTTCTAATATAAAGATTACTATGTTAGTACCAATAAAAGGggcataaaataaatataaagtatTTAAGTACCAAAAAAAGGGccgtattataaaaatatagtacgttagTACCAAGAAAAGAGTCCTAATATAAAGATAAATTACATTAGTACCAATAATAAGGTCGTAAAATATCGATGTACTACTTACGACCACAAAAAAGGGTCATAATATAACTAGAtaataatttagtaccacaaaaaccGTCCTAACaactaagtgtatatatatatatatatatatatatatatatatatatatatatatatatatatatatatatatatatatatatatgtatatatatgtatatatatgtatatatatgtatatatatatatatatataatttctagaaATGATTTGGAAATCAAATGAATTAAAAATTTCATTAAATATCAAAAAAGTTTTAATACATAATATTGTTGCAAATAGCAATGAACATAGCTAACAATGTAACAATTGGTGATTAATGAATAGCATCAAGTCATGAAGCATAAGTACGAGGTCTTCATTAAATCTTCTCAATCGAAAGGCACTACCTGCAAACAAATCATATGTAAATGTTCCATTAGTATGATAATCTAACGGTTCATTTAAAGCTGAAACAAACGCAAAAGAACTGACAAAACCTCACAGTTACTAATGAATGACCACATATTCTATactatattacttatatcattCTACTAAACACATTGCAGCCAATGGCCATAAGGCTTATTGATCCATCTTTTAGTAGTTTCTATAGAAAAAAAATAGCTATAGCTATTATGCATCAGATGAGCACACGTTTTTTAGGAGTCAATCGGTTTACTAAATTATAAAAAATGTGAAATATGTCGAGGAAAGGGTGCAGATTATGTTCATGAAACTGATGAATACCTGTGATTGTAACAGCGGGTTTGGCTGCTGCTGATCTTGCGCCGCTGTGTAAGCTTGTGGTTGAGACATACGATAATAGGGCTCTTTTAGATCAAGTCTGCAGCTTGACGTTTGTAGTATTCCCCCTTGTTCAGCACCGGGCCCCCACATTTTAGCTACACACCACTAATTGCAACGGGTCATATAGGATTGTTTGACTAACCATCTCAATATTGCAAATTATATTCATGAAAAAAAAACTTTCTTTTGTGGTCAAATCAGTTCTTATTTTGATTATCTGATTATTTAGGggttaaataatcattttcatatcaACTGCAGTATGTAAGGGAAGCTAAATTAATTACATATATGATTACTGAATAACTCTGTAGAGATACACTTTAGTGTAATTCAAGTAGAGTGGTCAATTACCATTTCGTATTCCTTCAATATGGTCCTCACCATCCACCAAATCAGCAGCAGCTCTAGCCTCATGAGCAGCTTGTCCATCAGCAAACTCGGCCACCTGTAGTGCCAGTGAACAGCAAACACCATGAGCTAATCTAACTACAGTGGTAGCACTGAATATTAATCAATATTGAAAATATTGAATACCTAAAAGACAGCAAATACCTTTCTGCTCCCATGAAAAAGAGATAATGAGCCGGTAAGTTTCTGCACTTGCAAAACAAAGTACCTACGTAAGATGAGCAAGTGAAATGACACAAACAAACAACCATAAATTTAAGAAAGAACATGTTAGCCTAAAAAAAATAAGATCATAAGATACAATACCAACTGATTGACTTCAAATGATCAAAATCAGTGCTCGATATGAACCCTAAATaaaaagtatagaaagaaaatgaatCAAAATATTTGATCGATCAGATTTCGTTCGTCTGATAAACTGATTTTACAGCAGAACCATCGACTAAAACAATAAGAATAAACCTCTAATAAACGACCATCAAGGTAAGTAACCATCAGAGAAGCAAAGGTGAGTGCCAAAATCAAGCTCGACGACCATCGCGCAGCAAAATCAAGCACAACAACCATCTAGGAGCAGGAAATTTTCAAAAGGTTGCCATTTTTCTTTTTGTTGCCATCATTAACTGCATCAAAAGTATCATTCATCCAAAATGTGTCATTTAGTTCTGTACATGGCTGCAAAAGGTAGGTTGTTGAAGCTATTCTCTTTTATACTTCATTTTGATGGGATTATCAGCTGCAACAGAAGTTTTAGATGTTAGTTTGCTTTAAATTCAACTGGTTTGTTTTTTACTAATATGATGTGTGTACCAGCTTAGAATAGTGCTCGTTAAACTGAATTGTGGATACTGTGTTTTCCAGAATCTGAGATTGTACACATCTCATCATTTAACCCACCAGATGACTTCCCATTCTTCTTGTCAACCACACTCTTTATCATTGAACTGTCAAACACAAttgtatttagttattagaatgtGCCATTTTACAAAGCCAATGATGATttgattataataaataataaaaaggataGAAAAAGTTAGTGCAATGTGCCTTGTGAGACTGAACTAACATCACGAGTACCATCAAAAGTGCATAGTTTCATTTGAGAACAGATTTTATCAGCTTGTGTCTATACAATCACAATAGAAGGTTGTAGTTAGACTGTCAGAAGTATTCGAGTATAAGACTAATAAAAGTTCATTCTAATCATCTGCATACACACATCAAATAACTATCATCATAAATCAAGAAAATCGATTAACCAATGTGTTGCATTGTTGGCTCATTACCCCCGCAGCACCAATAGCATGATTGATTTGAGTGATAATAGTCTATTCAGATATAACATTAAACATTGTTTATAAAAGTTAATTACAAGCAGCACATGTAGCATAAATAAAATACTGAAAAAAGCATTACAATAATACTACTTGCTAAAATTGTAATGTGTGGATGATATAATACTGAATATATACAGTTGGAGCAGCCAATAAAGAGGTTCCAGAGTCAGCAATTGCAGCACAACCATCAACACAAAAACCTGAAACATAAAAGAACCGAGAAAGTTCATAATTTAACAATCTTTTCCAATCATATATACACATTTTAGCCAAttcaagaaaataataaaaatataaaactacCAGTAGTTTTATCCCAAATAAGAACATCACCCATGTCAAACTAAGAATAAGAAGAAAAAAATCTCTCAAAAATTAGCCACGCAGATAAACATTTTAGATACAAATACAAAGAAGGTTGTAATTACTCACCTGCCAATAGCCCTTTTGAGTCACAGGTACATATGTATGCTTTCCCTTAAAATGATTGGGATCAACATCACCAAACACAATTTCACCACCTTCTTCCTCATCAAAATTGCGATTAGACCAAAAGGAGAAAACGGGTTCTTTAACTAGACCTTGATTAACCAAAAAGAGTTATGACAAATTAAAAGAATTCACATCACACTATTATGTAATCTTCATCACAGCTTCTAACTTTGTATATAATCAACTCTTGAATACGCATCAATAATGAACAAATCAGCAACGAACCTCCAATCAAGACAAAAAAAACAAAATTGCAAACAACTAAAGCCGAAATTAGTGGAAAACACTGACCTTACCACTTACGGTGGTGGCAAGCGGGATCTGTAGAGCTACCAGAAATGGAACCAATAGATGTAACGGTTTAAGACCTATAGGCCGAAACCCTAAATCTTCATTCAGTAAGAATCGGCAAACTCAAAAGATTCAAACAACCATATACCAAAGGAAGAAGTAAGAATCGACTGAAAAAGACAGTATACAACGGTTTGATATCGATAAACTGAAACCCACCCTAATTAACCCTAATTTAGAAGGTCGATAAAATAGAGCATGAGATATGAAAAAATATTGGGGAAAGATATCAATTATAAATACTGAATATATGCAATGCGTAGTTTTGTTGAGAGAGAGATAAGCATGATGACAAATACTGTAGGAAGTTTTTAGAGAAATTTGAGGTATTTGAAAAAATTTAGGAACAAGGGAGGGAACATGGAAAAATAACGCCCGCCTTATTTTTCATTCTGTTTTGAAAAACAGAGTGTGTGTTTAAATCTTTTATgacaaaaacaatatatatatatatatatatatatatatatatatatatagggtagcaTTCCTGTGAGAACGTTCTCACAAATAAATATAATGAGAACATGGGTATATATGTAATTTAAGCATcctattttttcatacattaaatatttaaattaaatattcaaatatgtaacaAACTTTCTTCCATAATTACATTTGCAATTTGCAACAAACAACTTATATCCCTCAAAATTTAATGTTTCGTTCTCTGTATTTGGTACTTTCGTGCTTTTCTTTTGAATTTAAGCTTACTCGAATACTGAATGCAGAATACTGTATGCAAATGAAAAGCATATTTACTGGATGCAAATAACAAGGATGATCGAATATTACATACATACCTACGTTCATAACAAATATACAGAAATAGGGATACATGCAGTAATCAAAGTTTATTTATTGCTTGTAAACTCATTTACAATTTCAACTAGTAAGTTATGTGTCACCAACTGAAATAGGTTTTCTAATCTCTATATATAAAGCCAACGAATTTAAAATCAAATATAATATGTTCGTCATTGAGATTGGATGCATTGAGACTTCGGGCTATGAATCGATGCGTTTGAGACTTCGAACTATGAGCCTCGATTCATTCGAGACTTCGGGCGATGTGCCAAGATGCATTTGAAACTTCGGGGCTTCGGGCTAGATAGATTTGCGACTAGGGCTATGAGCCAGGATGCATTTAAGACTTCGGACTATGAACCTCGATACATTTGCGGCTTGGCCTTATGAGCAGGGATGCCTTTGAAATGTCGAGCTACGAGCGTTGATGCTTTTGAGACTCCCGGTTAGGCCCTGGATGCACATCGGCGTCTTGTAGACTACTAGTAAGCGGGAATGATAACAACGATATTGTTTTAAGAATGTTGTTTTCTTAGCATTGACCGACCATAAATTAAGACGGCACCACTAAATTGTTTTAAGGGATTGATGGTTTAAGAGAGATGAAGATTTAAATGTAACTGTGTAGATGTATATTGAGCCGGTTACTAAAATAGTGGAGAGAGATTAACGTGAATAAACGCATATTTGTAGGAGAGTAAGTTTCCTAATGTACCCTTTCTAATTATTTTAAATCATTAAAACTCAAATAATTTTATATCCATTGATTTAATGCATCTATGGTTGAAAAATGTtctcacaaaaattaggaaataaGAACGTTCTCATATGAAcgcttttctatatatatatatatatatatatctatatatatatatatatatatatatatatatatatgatcaaatAGTAAATAATATAACTATTACGGAGTAGTAATCATAACTATTATTGAATCTAATTTGTAAATAATATAAACTTAttacttactagttattattaataatatataaacattctaaataataaaaattattagaaATTTTAAATAATAGAAACTATTacaaatttaatttttaaaagatatgTTTGACATCTGTTATGAATTTATTAAATTATCTATGATATAcacattttaaattaaaattatttgTACCTAACTATTAGTCTTATCAACGTGTTAAAGAGTCCTAAAATTTTACCTTGTTAGGACCTCAAAAACATATAACCAAATACGTTACGTTATTAAAAAACACTCACAAATAAATGTCCTTTTTGGTTTGTTTCCTATGACATTCATATCAAGTGTCCTTTGAAGACATATGATAATAGTAACCCAAAATTTATATGTCATTTTAATTAGCTTTTTATGACACCACTTTGTAAACGTATCTCGTAGTGCAACCCATTTTTCAAATGTCCTATAAAAACATAGTATAATAGGACCCCTATAAAACATGTGTCATATCAAATAGGACTTTAGGGCACAACTGTGTAAGCGTATCTCATAATGGGGCATAATTTCTAAGTGTTCTATTAAAACCTAGGATAATATGACCAAAAAAACTCATGTGTCACATTAAATAGTTTTTTAGGACACCACTGTAAAACCGTATAGTTCTTTAGGACACCATTCAAAAAGCGTAAAGCTTTTTAGGACATCATTTTATAAGTGCATAGGTTTTTAGGACATCTTATAGCTTATTAGGACACTTCATTATAAGCGTATCTCATAATGGGACCTCAAATATTTAACCGTCCCAATAAATGGCTCGTTAGGACCCTAATTTACGAGGGTCCTAGGGAAAGGGTCCTATAAACTCACTTTTCTTGTAGTGTTCGCAGGTAATGAAATTCTGAACTAAACACTTGATTTTCACTAAGATTCACAGGGGTTACGAATCTAATGAAAATAGTAACTAAAACACAAGATTATAAGTGCTTACACACAAACAATCTGAGATTCGCAGGATTGAGATTCGGAACCAAATTTGGAACTAGATTCTCTGGTTCAAACCACCGAATGTGAAATGAATTAACACATGTGATTGAGTCTATTGCTTTCTGCAAAAGAAAACTAGTTAGAAACAACAAAAATATCTGCATTCAGAACCGAATATGAGGTTGCGAATCTGTGCTGTAGCTAGAACTAGCGAATCTGATGAAAACTTGAGAATTTGATCtctgactttgatcaattcaacacCAAAAAACTTGAATCCAATTTCTATAGCTTCGTATTGAATCTGCGAATCTTCTGGAATCACAGACACTTAAAACTAATAACACTTAACGTTCAATTCGTAAGGATGAACAGATTCACTGGAGGTTATATTTGCGAATCTGAGTTGATAATCAAAAATTCAACTCAATTGTTGAAATTAAACATTCAAAAAGATGCGTAGATGCTAGACGAATGATCCTGAATCCAAAACAGCTTCCAAAACAACTGACAGAATAGAGAACTAGCGAATATGTATGAACTTCACTTGACGAACAGCTAAATCTCCATAATACGATTGAAATGTTGTAATTGGATTGATCTGATGATTGATAACTGATTCCTGAGCTAGATAACACCTTTGTTAAGCTTTTCAATCAATTCTACATGTCAGAACAGAAGAATTTGAAACTTGCGAATCTGTTCTAAAGTTGCGAATGTGATTGAATCTTCGTTTCGGTTGATCCTGGATCGATTGAGTGATATAGGATCACTTCCTGGTAGCTctaataccaaatgataggtcaaatcATGATTGAATCAACAGAATTAGAGAGTTACGAATGTGTAATATGAGATTTGGAGGAATGAGATGAGATTCGGAGGCAGAGCAAACACTTAATATTTCATTCCACACCTTCcttgaactcagttacaatgcattgGCTATTAATCTAGGATTGATGGATTCCTTATAtatccctcttctaaggaaccctcCCTTTACAATTATATTTCACTTTTCACACTAACATTTTGGACCTAACAatacccataatgatatggacttggactggatatatgatatcacgaatcacatacgtacacacgacgcaacacttaagagaattaagttgactacgctatcttgaacttatggactaatgtcgaatggatatgtgagatagcgtaatgtaatgaccaggattacattacggtaactcatatagaagttctgacatTAAAAAATAAGGAATTGAGagagagtcaagtaggttacttggatagatACCATTTAGAACATAAACCGTATAATTTCAAATTGAGTAGAAATTTACGTCGTgcgaattaattattattataaccctataaGGAACGTGTAATCACGTCAAAATTTGTCACTACtcgacactgtccgtcaccaccGATCGCTACTTGGCACTATGAAGACACTGCTTGGAACATACTCataatctcataccactactccttactacttatcgatgcttactactac
This genomic stretch from Rutidosis leptorrhynchoides isolate AG116_Rl617_1_P2 chromosome 11, CSIRO_AGI_Rlap_v1, whole genome shotgun sequence harbors:
- the LOC139877551 gene encoding uncharacterized protein isoform X1 yields the protein MFFLKFMVVCLCHFTCSSYVGTLFCKCRNLPAHYLFFMGAERWPSLLMDKLLMRLELLLIWWMVRTILKEYEMWCVAKMWGPGAEQGGILQTSSCRLDLKEPYYRMSQPQAYTAAQDQQQPNPLLQSQVVPFD
- the LOC139877551 gene encoding probable histone-arginine methyltransferase 1.3 isoform X2; this translates as MGAERWPSLLMDKLLMRLELLLIWWMVRTILKEYEMWCVAKMWGPGAEQGGILQTSSCRLDLKEPYYRMSQPQAYTAAQDQQQPNPLLQSQVVPFD
- the LOC139877551 gene encoding procardosin-A-like isoform X3; its protein translation is MGDVLIWDKTTGFCVDGCAAIADSGTSLLAAPTVYIHSMIKSVVDKKNGKSSGGLNDEMCTISDSGKHSIHNSV